DNA sequence from the Candidatus Nealsonbacteria bacterium genome:
GTGCCGTCCAGGTCAGCGTCGGCAAAGAGAATAATTTTTTCTTTATTTTTTATCGCCTTTAAAATCCTTTCGGCCGTCTTTTTTAAATTTTTTATTTCCGCCATGTTTTATTTTAACAAAAAATCAACTAAATAAAAAGTCCAAAAAAAATCGCCCCGCACTAATGAGGGTGATTTTTTAATGATTAAAAAATAAATTTAATTTATTTTAAAGCTTCGATTCCCGGCATTTTATCGCCGCAAAGAAATTTAAGCATCGCGCTGCCTCCCGTAGAGATATGATCAAACTTATCCATCCAATCGAATTTTTGAATGGCTAAAATCGTATCTCCCCCGCCGGCAACCTTAAAGGCCTTATAATTCCTGACGATTTTATCTCCGATTTCCCTGGTCCCTCTTTCAAATTTTTCCACTTCAAAATAGCCAAGCGGGCCCGCCCAAAAAATGGTCTTGGCTTTTTCAATTATTTTAGAATAAATATCAATTGTTTCCGGCCCTATATCGAAAATTTCTTCTTCTTTTTTAGCAGTGCCCAACCCTCCTATTCTTCGATAGCTCCAATCTCCGGCCAGAGAAAACAAAGCATCTTTTGGAAAATGAAGCTTTTTATCGGCAAAATTAATTTTTTTAGAAATGCGCGTTATTTTTTCATCGGAAAACGACTCGTCAATTAAAATTCCCTTGGCCGATAAAAGACTTTTTGATAAAAAACCATTAAGTAGCACGTAGTCCCCGATTTCTAAAAATTTCGGCAAAGATTCAATTTTAGCTGATTTTTTACCTCCAATGACAATAACCAACGGTCTTTCCGGTTTTTCTTTAATTTTCGATAAAATTTTGATTTCTTTATCCAATAACAATCCCGCTCCTTTTGGTAAAAATTTGGGAAGACCGACTATGGAGGCATGGGAACGATGGCAAGCCGAGAAAGCTTCGTTTAAATAAATATCTCCTAATTTCGCTAATTTTTTGGCGAAATCGTTATCATTTTTTTTCTCCTCAGGATGGAATCTGACATTTTCCAAAAGCACCACTTCGCCCGGCTTCATTAATTCTATTTCTTTTTCCGTTTGAGAACCGATACAGTCCGGTAAAAATTTAATTTTTATTTTTAATAATTTTTCCAATCTTTGAGCCACCGGTTTTAAGGTACACTTTTGAGGGTCATCTTCTTGTGGGTCTCCTAAGTGGCTAATTAAAATTATTTTTGATTCTTCTTTTATCAAATGCTCAATTGTGGGTAAAGCTGATTTTATTCTAAAATCATCAGAAATTCTACCCTGGTCATCTAAAGAAACATTAAAATCAGCTCTTACTAAAACTTTTTTGCCCTTGAGCTCAAAATCATTTATTGTTTTCATGTTGTTTATTGTTTGTTTTCTTTTGTTTCTTGATTGTTCTTTGAAAAAGGAACCTTTCCCAAAGAATCTTCTAAAACTTTCCTGAGGTCTGTTAAGCTTATTTCTTTTCTTTTGGGCTTGCTTTCTCTTTCAAAAGACCCGCCGGAAGGAGGTATGGGTTCGGGCAAATCGGTCTTTTTGGAAAAAGACCCGCCTCTTTCTTCCATGTTTTTTAAACAAGGCTTGCAAAAAACCGGTCGCTTGGGGTCAGGTTGAAAAGGAACCTTTACCCATTTTTTACAATTAGAGCACTGGGCGTCAAAAAGAACCGATTGCCCGGTTTTAACCAAAGGAACGGCAGATTTTAAAGTTCCGGTCCAACGGGCTATTTTTCCTTCCACGATTTCTCTGGGAGTACTGTATCTTTCCCGAGAAACTTTAATAATTTTTTCACAAAAAGATTTCTTGGGCGCGACAAAAGGCGGAAGAGTAAGGGCCGAAAAAGGACGTCCCGCCAACCCGTCAATCATTAATTTCAGATAAATATTATATTTTGCCAAATTAACTATATCTTCAGCGATAAACTGGGGAATAAATTCCTTTTCTAAATATTCGGCGTCCTCGGCTCCAACCCTGAAAGAAACAATCGTCCCAACGTTACCAAAAACCGCATCCCTCACTTCTTCTTCCATTTGATTAATTTATTGATGCCCCAAAATCAGACATAATCTATATTTTCGAGCTTCAGATAGAATATTCACAAAACTTTCGGTGGCAAAATTTTGAAATTCATCTACGTATAAATAAAAATCTTTTCTTTTTTCTTCGGGAGTATCAACTCTTTCCATGGCAGCCAATTGTATTTTTGTAATTAAAAGCGCCCCCAAAAGACGGGAGGCGTCCTCCCCTACTTTACCTTTAGATAAATTTAAAATTAAAATCTTTTGCTTATCCATCACTTCTCCCATATTAATCGTGGAAGTAACCTGGCCGATGATATTTCTGACTAAAGGGGCGGAAATAAATTGGCCGACTTTATTTTGAATGGCAGCAGTAGCTTCAATTTCATACCTTTGAGTATAACGGGCAAATTCATTGAGCCAGAATGATTTTAGTACGGGGTCCGTAATTTTTTCTACCACCTTCTGTCTGAAATCAGGGTCAGCCAACATCCTGTTAACTCCCAATAAAGTGGAGCCGGGGTATTCCAATAAAGATAAAATGCAGTTATTTAAAATATATTCCATTCTGGCCGACCAAACATCAGGCCAAATCTTTTTAAAAACTCCCATTAGGCCACCGGCCACTAAATGCCGGTGAGCAACATCCACTTTTTCCATAACATTAAAAGCAATAGGATAATCAAGATCCGAAGGATTAAAATAAATTACATCGTTCACTCTTTTTGAAGGAACAAAATCCAGAAGCCTTTCTGCGGCTTCTCCGTGAGGGTCAACAAAACAAACTCCTTTGCCGGACTGAATATCTTGAATCGCCATGTTCTCCAATAAAGCGGTTTTTCCCATTCCGGTTTTACCAATTACATACATATGGCGCCGCCGGTCATCAATTTTAATGCCGAATCTTTTTTTAAGATTACGGAAGGTTGTTTGAGCAAAAAGATTTATTTCTTCTTTCATGATTAATCTAATTTTAAAACAAATTGTTTAATCTTCAATTGGCAACTCGGCCGGAGCCTCTCCTTTTTTAGCTTCTATTCTTGGGACAAAAGGAGCGGGCGCCACTCTCCAACCCGGGAAATGATATAGGGTGGCCAATTCCTCGGTATTCAAAACATAAGTTCCGCCTGATTTTGGAAAATAAGTAGAAAACCTTCTTGAATACCTTCTGAATAAAACTCTTTTTAGAACATATGTTCTTGATTTCTTTAAAAGCCAATGAACCTTATGCATTGTTTTTTTTAAAGGTTTTAATACTATTAAATATTCCGAAGAAACTGATTTAAAGTAACCGTAAGGAATTCTGGCTTTTGGCTTGAAAAAAACATCCTTTTTAGCCAAATATAAAAATCTGATAAACGTAACAAAACCGAATTTTGCAATTTTGTCTTCAATGGCTTTTACAATATCCCTTTCTCCGGGAGTTAATTTCATTTCGGGAGGTATTATTGTTTCCTCTTCCATTTTTTCACCTTCATCGCTAGGCGGCAATCCCGTTATATAAACACCTGCCACCTGGGATGGAATTGATTTCCAAACTGTTTTTTGCGCTTTTCGATGAACTAATTCGTTTACTATCGCCTTGCCTTCTGTTTGCCAGGGCTCTTCTTTATTAAGAACGGGTTTGGCAACAATTTGAAGCCACATTTGTTCTCCAGGTCCCAGCGTTGACATGCCATCTAAAAGTCCGGCCAAAGGGTCCAATCTCTTCTCTTCAACGAGCTCCTTGGACTCTTCAAAATACCTATAGGTTATTAAGGGATAGCAAGATTTTTTCGTAAACTCCATATCAAAACCAAAAAGATCCCAATCTTTATTGGGAATATTTTGAGGAATTGATTTTGTGTAATCATCTACTGCTGAAATTTCAGCTTCCGGATATTGAGCGTAGATGTTGGACTCTATTACTGTTCTGAATTTTTCCGGAGCTCTTATGAAAAAATGAGTTTTTCCTTCAAGGCTGGCTATTTCAAAAGAAATGGAATGCATAAACTCTCCGTTCCACCATTTTTCTCTCCAGTCAAAAACATCATGAAGACCGTGAAAACCGGAAAAAACTTGCTCCATTGCCTTTATCGGCTTTATTATTTCTTTGGGAATTTTTATCTCCAAAATAGTTTTTTTAACCGTAGCATCCCATTTTTCAGCTTTATACCAATGCCAATAAAAAACAAAGTGACGATATAAAAGAAACGGTAATATCAACCACCACCAATTTTTTAAAATTAACCAAATGGCATTACCCGCAGTTAAAATACTAAGGCTAAGATCCATTTTAGTTTAAACTTTTAAAGTATATTTTCCCTGATCGTTTCTAGAAAAATATTTTTTATTTTGTAAATTTAATAAAATAGTATTTTCCTTAACCAATCTTTGGTTAAGAACTTTTTTTATAATTTCTTGTTTAGATAAAGGATCTTTATTTTCCTTTAAAACCCCCTGAATTATATCTTTTACTTGACCGGGCAAATAACCCCATTCCTTTAAGGCGTATATTCCCCTGCCCACTAAAACGAATCTTTGGTCTCTAATTAACTCGTTGTGAACGGTTTGAGGAAGGGCTTTGTTTTTCGAAACCAAATCCAATTGATTTATAGAATTGGTTACTTCATTGAAATGCAAGGGACGATTGGCTTTCTTTAAGGCTAAAAAAGCCTTGTCTTTCACTCCTCTCGGGCTTACTTCCGGCCATTCTTTCAAGCCAAAAAGACCTTCAGAGTCCTGGTCTATTTTTTTGGAAATTTCTAAATAAGATAATACCGCCTCCGAAGTTAACTTTACTTTAGGACCGAAATCTTTTTTAAAAATATTAAAAATTTCATCCTGGGCAATCAATCTTTCTTCTTTATTGAATCGTTCAATAAAATTATGAGTCACTTTTTGGGCAAAATCAAAAGAATCCAAATTGATCGTCCACAAAGAATGAAAATCGTTGTTTTCAGAGAACCTAAAAAAAGGATCTCCCAAGGTCAGCCAAAACAAAGTTTGGTTTTGAAATTCGGCGGGAGTCATTTTAGAAAGCAACAAATCTTCTCTTTTTAGATTACCGGTCCTTTTAAGATTGCTGATAAAATATTGAAAAACTTCCCGATAAAGAGGCTTTTTTAATTCTTTTTTTACTAAATTAATTCCCGAATCTTCAATCTGCCTTACTCTCTCCCGACAAACACCGTAGCTTTTGCCGATAGAATCCAAGGTCTCTCTTTCTTCTCCGCCCAAACCAAATCTGCGCCCGATCACATTTCGGGTTCTTTCCGGCAATTCATTTAATAAGTTTTGATAAATTTTTTGGGAATAAAAAGAAATATCAGTCATGTTTTTAAATTTTTAATATTAAATATTCCTTTATATAATCACATTTCAAAAATAATGTCAAGACCTTTTCCTCTTATTCCACCATACTAGAATAGGCGGAGCGATAAAAATAGAGGAATAGGTTCCGAAAGCCACTCCTAAAATCAAAGCTAAGCTGAAATATTTTAAAGTTTCCCCTCCAAAAAAGAAAATCATCAATAAGCAAAATTCTACAGTTAAAGAGGTGTTAATTGAACGAAAAAGAGTTTGATTTAAGCTTTCGTTAACCGCTTGTTCAAAAGAAAAGTTCTTTTTAAAAACGTTTTCCCTGATTCGGTCAAAAATAACCACCGTATCGTTAATTGAATAACCGAAAACAGTAATCAGGGCGACAATAATGGGCAAGGAAATTTCAATGAGATAAAATCTTCCAAAAAGAGCAAAAAGGCCTATAACAATGAAAACATCGTGACAAAGAGCAATGGTAGCGGCGATTGCATATTGCCAAGATTTAACGGGACCGGCCGAGACCTTTCTGAAAGCAACGGTGATATAAAAAAGTATCGCAATTATAGAAAAAATGGTCGCTTTTTTGGTTTTTTCTTTAACTTCATTGCCAACTACCGGTCCTATGGCCTCAAACCTGATTTCTTTTAATTCCTGTTTTTCTCCCAATCTTTGTAATATTTGCGCATGAACCTCCGGCGACAATTCTTTCATTCTTAAAATAACGCCTTTTTCTTCGGTCGGCTGAACGGTTATCTCGCCTAAATTTAAATCGGATAATTTATTTTGGATTTCTTGATTGGAAGGTCTTTGGTTTTGGTATTCAATTTCCAAAATACTGCCGCCTGTAAAATCAATGCTGAATTTCAAGCCAAAAATCAACAGAGAAAAAGCTGCCAGCAAAACAAAAATTCCGGAGAAAATAAGGTAAAGTTTATTGTGTTTAACAAAATTTATCGCCATAGTTTTTCCCATTTTTCAAATTTAGTGCCGACAAAAACCTTTATTAAATTTTTAGTAATAACAATTGCCGTAAAAAAACTGATGGAAACACCGATAAACAAAGCGAACGCGTAACCCTTTACAAAGCCTGTTCCTAACCCAAAAAGAATTAAGGCGACTACTATCGTGGTCAGGTTACTGTCCCTGATCGAAGAAAAAGCCCTGTTAAATCCGTTTTCAACCACGGTTTCAAAGCTTTTTTGCTCTTTTCTTTCTTCTCTCATCCGGGCAAAAATCAAAATATTAGCGTCAATCGCCATGCCGATTGATAAAATAAAACCGGCTATTCCGGCCAAGGTAAGGGTTATGGGTACCGCTTTAAAAACGGCTAAAACTAAAATTACATAAATTAATAATGAGATTGAAGATAAAAAACCCGGCAATCGATAAATCAAAATCATGAACGCAATAATTATTAAAAAGGAAAGAATTCCGGCTTTCAAACTTTTTTCTAAAGAAACGCTTCCCAAGGTGGGGCCCACTACTTGCTGGGAAATAAGTTTTATATGCACAGGTAAAGCGCCGGCGCTCAAATTCTGGGCCAAATCTTTTGCTTCCTGAACCGTAAACTTTCCCGTGATTTGGGCTCGGCCGCCCGAAATTTTTTCATTTACCTTAGGGGCCGATAACAAAATGCCGTCAATAAAAATAGCCAAGGGCTTGCCAACATTTTTTTCGGTAAGATCAGTAAAAACCTTTGCTCCTTCTTCATCAAATTGTAAAGCAACGCCAGCCTCGCCCGTTACCTGGCTGAATTCAACCCTTGCTCCTTTCAAATATTTACCAGTTAAAAGAGTTGATTGAAAAGGATCTTCCATTGTCCCGGTTGCCGTACCTCCTTGGATTTTCTGATTATTTTCTACAATTTTTTCATAATCTGACTTCACCTCTTTAAACTCCAGAAACGGAGTTTCTCCAACCATTTTAATGGCTTCGTTCACGTCTTTTATTCCGGCCAGCTCTATGATTAAGCGATAATAATTTCCGGCTTTTTCCGTCTGAACCAAGGGCTCAACCACGCCAAACAAATTCACTCTTCTTTCAATAACATCTCTCAGTCCTTCCATTACCGAGTCAAAATCCCTTTGCTCAATGCCGGACAGGTCCGCTTCGTAAACCAAGTGGATTCCCCCTTGAAGGTCCAATCCGAGCTTGAAGGGTTTGTCGGGAAAATGAGGAAAGCTAAAAGAAAATTTATGATTAAAAAAATCTACGCCCTGATTAAAATATTTCGGATAATCAAAAATTCCGGCCAGCAAGGCCCCGGCTAAAATCAAAATTAAAATTAAGTTAGTTTTTCTTTTCATGTTAAAAACCGGTTAAAAAAGCTGAAGCAATCCCCACTAAAAATATTCCGTCAAAAACGCCCGCTCCCCCTATTGATAAAGTTCCGGAATAAAATTTTCTTATTTTTCTGATTTTAAGAATATCAGCCCCTACTAAAACGCCTATTACTCCGGAAATAAAAGCTACGGGAGCTGAAAAACCGGGTACTAAAATCAAAGAAATAATAGCGGAAAAAATAGGAGGGACAAAGGCCGGCAGGGCTATTCCTTGCCCGGGAATTATCTTTGACAATGAATAAGCAACAACAACCATCAGGGCCGTAGCGAGTAAGGTCGGTTTTAAGGGAACTTTAGTTAAAAAGAAGATTGAAATTAAAATGGGAATGATTGCTCCTCCCAAATTTATTGCTATTCCCTGAGAAACGATTTC
Encoded proteins:
- a CDS encoding phosphoglycerate kinase; amino-acid sequence: MKTINDFELKGKKVLVRADFNVSLDDQGRISDDFRIKSALPTIEHLIKEESKIILISHLGDPQEDDPQKCTLKPVAQRLEKLLKIKIKFLPDCIGSQTEKEIELMKPGEVVLLENVRFHPEEKKNDNDFAKKLAKLGDIYLNEAFSACHRSHASIVGLPKFLPKGAGLLLDKEIKILSKIKEKPERPLVIVIGGKKSAKIESLPKFLEIGDYVLLNGFLSKSLLSAKGILIDESFSDEKITRISKKINFADKKLHFPKDALFSLAGDWSYRRIGGLGTAKKEEEIFDIGPETIDIYSKIIEKAKTIFWAGPLGYFEVEKFERGTREIGDKIVRNYKAFKVAGGGDTILAIQKFDWMDKFDHISTGGSAMLKFLCGDKMPGIEALK
- a CDS encoding type IV secretion system DNA-binding domain-containing protein, with the translated sequence MKEEINLFAQTTFRNLKKRFGIKIDDRRRHMYVIGKTGMGKTALLENMAIQDIQSGKGVCFVDPHGEAAERLLDFVPSKRVNDVIYFNPSDLDYPIAFNVMEKVDVAHRHLVAGGLMGVFKKIWPDVWSARMEYILNNCILSLLEYPGSTLLGVNRMLADPDFRQKVVEKITDPVLKSFWLNEFARYTQRYEIEATAAIQNKVGQFISAPLVRNIIGQVTSTINMGEVMDKQKILILNLSKGKVGEDASRLLGALLITKIQLAAMERVDTPEEKRKDFYLYVDEFQNFATESFVNILSEARKYRLCLILGHQ
- a CDS encoding HTH domain-containing protein, with translation MTDISFYSQKIYQNLLNELPERTRNVIGRRFGLGGEERETLDSIGKSYGVCRERVRQIEDSGINLVKKELKKPLYREVFQYFISNLKRTGNLKREDLLLSKMTPAEFQNQTLFWLTLGDPFFRFSENNDFHSLWTINLDSFDFAQKVTHNFIERFNKEERLIAQDEIFNIFKKDFGPKVKLTSEAVLSYLEISKKIDQDSEGLFGLKEWPEVSPRGVKDKAFLALKKANRPLHFNEVTNSINQLDLVSKNKALPQTVHNELIRDQRFVLVGRGIYALKEWGYLPGQVKDIIQGVLKENKDPLSKQEIIKKVLNQRLVKENTILLNLQNKKYFSRNDQGKYTLKV
- the secF gene encoding protein translocase subunit SecF, whose product is MAINFVKHNKLYLIFSGIFVLLAAFSLLIFGLKFSIDFTGGSILEIEYQNQRPSNQEIQNKLSDLNLGEITVQPTEEKGVILRMKELSPEVHAQILQRLGEKQELKEIRFEAIGPVVGNEVKEKTKKATIFSIIAILFYITVAFRKVSAGPVKSWQYAIAATIALCHDVFIVIGLFALFGRFYLIEISLPIIVALITVFGYSINDTVVIFDRIRENVFKKNFSFEQAVNESLNQTLFRSINTSLTVEFCLLMIFFFGGETLKYFSLALILGVAFGTYSSIFIAPPILVWWNKRKRS
- the secD gene encoding protein translocase subunit SecD, producing the protein MKRKTNLILILILAGALLAGIFDYPKYFNQGVDFFNHKFSFSFPHFPDKPFKLGLDLQGGIHLVYEADLSGIEQRDFDSVMEGLRDVIERRVNLFGVVEPLVQTEKAGNYYRLIIELAGIKDVNEAIKMVGETPFLEFKEVKSDYEKIVENNQKIQGGTATGTMEDPFQSTLLTGKYLKGARVEFSQVTGEAGVALQFDEEGAKVFTDLTEKNVGKPLAIFIDGILLSAPKVNEKISGGRAQITGKFTVQEAKDLAQNLSAGALPVHIKLISQQVVGPTLGSVSLEKSLKAGILSFLIIIAFMILIYRLPGFLSSISLLIYVILVLAVFKAVPITLTLAGIAGFILSIGMAIDANILIFARMREERKEQKSFETVVENGFNRAFSSIRDSNLTTIVVALILFGLGTGFVKGYAFALFIGVSISFFTAIVITKNLIKVFVGTKFEKWEKLWR
- a CDS encoding DUF1614 domain-containing protein, translating into MYLIPFGCLIIILLALSLPLLFILVFFRIISFGFGNLGFAEEATFLMLLLIFAGSLVNIPLTRPKRVYIEKPYFFNLFKKQEIVSQGIAINLGGAIIPILISIFFLTKVPLKPTLLATALMVVVAYSLSKIIPGQGIALPAFVPPIFSAIISLILVPGFSAPVAFISGVIGVLVGADILKIRKIRKFYSGTLSIGGAGVFDGIFLVGIASAFLTGF